A single window of Elusimicrobiota bacterium DNA harbors:
- a CDS encoding Gfo/Idh/MocA family oxidoreductase has protein sequence MDDKRIKIGIVGTGLIGYGWHLKACKKLSNLFEISAVCDINKQWGNKVAREYNTRYYDNVESLLRNDSIELIVVAVPGVFHKNISIKAMESGKHVIVEKPMALNDQEAEKMIAVAKKTKKKLFVHHNRRWDRDFVTLQNIFNKKILGRVYVIESKVSKYSLVRGLTTGKNIDWRLTKKFGGGRLNEWGSHLIDQMLLLVKSEPLWVSSDLQNRCFKKDAEDHVNIWIKFENGILGKIEISQSSRINLFPRWFVLGTNATLCGNFGNAEPGSSISNKTSSSSFEIKTGKVNELKTKFVPLVSTDMYGFYKNIYQCIIKNKEPIVKLEEVRKVIKVMDAIRKSNIKGQAVYL, from the coding sequence ATGGATGATAAACGGATAAAAATAGGTATTGTAGGTACTGGACTTATAGGCTATGGTTGGCATTTGAAAGCATGTAAAAAATTATCCAATCTTTTTGAAATATCTGCGGTATGTGATATCAATAAACAATGGGGGAACAAAGTTGCCAGGGAGTATAATACCAGATATTATGATAACGTTGAATCGTTACTAAGAAATGATTCAATAGAGTTAATTGTAGTAGCAGTGCCCGGAGTATTCCATAAAAACATAAGTATTAAAGCAATGGAGTCGGGCAAGCATGTGATTGTTGAAAAACCGATGGCTTTAAATGACCAAGAAGCAGAAAAGATGATTGCTGTAGCCAAAAAGACAAAAAAGAAGTTATTTGTCCACCATAATAGGCGATGGGATAGAGACTTCGTTACATTACAGAATATATTTAATAAAAAGATATTAGGGCGGGTATATGTTATAGAATCCAAAGTAAGCAAATATAGTTTAGTCAGAGGACTTACCACAGGTAAAAATATTGATTGGCGTCTTACTAAAAAATTTGGCGGCGGGCGACTAAATGAATGGGGTTCTCACCTCATAGACCAGATGTTGCTTTTGGTTAAAAGCGAACCGCTTTGGGTCAGCAGTGATTTACAAAACAGATGTTTTAAAAAAGACGCTGAAGACCATGTTAATATCTGGATTAAATTTGAGAATGGTATTTTAGGAAAGATAGAAATATCCCAGTCAAGCCGGATAAATCTTTTCCCCCGATGGTTTGTGTTAGGAACGAACGCAACCTTGTGTGGTAACTTTGGTAATGCGGAACCGGGAAGTTCTATCAGCAATAAGACATCATCATCATCATTTGAGATAAAAACAGGCAAAGTAAATGAATTAAAAACAAAGTTTGTTCCTTTGGTTTCTACGGACATGTATGGATTTTATAAAAATATATATCAGTGTATAATAAAGAACAAAGAACCTATTGTAAAATTAGAAGAAGTGAGAAAAGTAATAAAGGTAATGGATGCTATTAGAAAATCAAATATTAAAGGACAGGCGGTATATTTATAA